From the genome of Gracilinanus agilis isolate LMUSP501 chromosome 2, AgileGrace, whole genome shotgun sequence, one region includes:
- the LOC123235745 gene encoding protein cornichon homolog 1-like isoform X2, with product MSGIIKGKEVLAFDELKTDYKNPIDQCNTLNPLVLPEYLIHTFFCVMFLCAAEWLTLGLNMPLLAYHIWKYMSRPVMSRPGLYDPTTIMNADILAYCQKEGWCKLAFYLLSFFYYLYGMIYVLVSS from the coding sequence CATTTGATGAGCTGAAGACTGATTACAAGAATCCTATAGACCAATGTAATACACTCAATCCTCTTGTACTTCCAGAATATCTCATCCACACTTTCTTCTGTGTCATGTTTCTCTGTGCAGCAGAGTGGCTTACATTGGGTCTCAATATGCCACTCTTGGCATATCATATTTGGAAGTATATGAGTAGACCTGTGATGAGTCGACCAGGACTTTATGATCCTACAACCATCATGAACGCAGATATTCTAGCATACTGTCAGAAAGAAGGATGGTGCAAATTAGCTTTTTACTTACTATCATTTTTTTACTACCTATATGGCATGATTTATGTTTTGGTGAGCTCTTAA
- the LOC123235745 gene encoding protein cornichon homolog 1-like isoform X1, translating into MAFTFAAFCYMLALLLTVVLIFFAIWHIIAFDELKTDYKNPIDQCNTLNPLVLPEYLIHTFFCVMFLCAAEWLTLGLNMPLLAYHIWKYMSRPVMSRPGLYDPTTIMNADILAYCQKEGWCKLAFYLLSFFYYLYGMIYVLVSS; encoded by the coding sequence ATGGCGTTCACGTTCGCTGCCTTCTGCTACATGCTGGCGCTGCTGCTCACCGTTGTGCTCATCTTCTTTGCCATCTGGCACATTATAGCATTTGATGAGCTGAAGACTGATTACAAGAATCCTATAGACCAATGTAATACACTCAATCCTCTTGTACTTCCAGAATATCTCATCCACACTTTCTTCTGTGTCATGTTTCTCTGTGCAGCAGAGTGGCTTACATTGGGTCTCAATATGCCACTCTTGGCATATCATATTTGGAAGTATATGAGTAGACCTGTGATGAGTCGACCAGGACTTTATGATCCTACAACCATCATGAACGCAGATATTCTAGCATACTGTCAGAAAGAAGGATGGTGCAAATTAGCTTTTTACTTACTATCATTTTTTTACTACCTATATGGCATGATTTATGTTTTGGTGAGCTCTTAA